In Desulfurellaceae bacterium, the DNA window CCGTACTTGCAGTTCAGCCGGTCCATCAGCGTCAGCACGGCCAGCTCGCGCAGCCGGGGGTCCAGGGCCGACTCGTTCATGAAGTAGTTGGCCAGCGGAAAGACGCGCTTGGCCAGCTTGGGGCTGTTGGACAGCGCCTTGACGACGTTGGGCACCTGGGGGATGCCGAACTGTTGCTCGAACGAGGCGTATAACTCCTTGGTTTCGTCACTTGCAGTGTCTTTTTCCACATACGGAATGCGTGCCATGTGTCTGTTCTCCTTTCGGCGGTGTTGGGTGCCTAGGCTCCGCTGATCAGCTCAAGAATCGTCCCGTCGGGATCTTTGAAGCACACAAAACTGGCCCGCCCGTCTCCCGGGCCGTCGATGGTCGTCAGCGGAGCCACGAACTCGACGTCGAGCTTTTGCAGCTCGGCGTAGGCTTTCTCGATGTCGCTGACGGCAAAGGCGATGCGGCAGATGCCGACATTGTTCAGGCTGTCATAGGGCTGGCCCTGGGTCGGCGGGTCGAGGAACTGGACCAGGTCGAGTACCGGGGCGTTGGGATCATCGCCGATGCGCATGAACACGCCGCGCATCTTGTTGGCCTTGACGCCCAGCCCCTCGCCGATGCGCGGGTCGTCGCCGGTAAAATCGTTGACCTTGTGGAAACCGATCTGCTCATAGAAGCGGATGGAGCGCTCCATGTCCCGGACACAGATGTTGACGTGAAAGATACGGTCGAGCATGGCTGTGCCTCCTTGCTGGTTTACAGGCCGTACACCTCGGTGACGTTTTGGCCGATGACCTTTTGGCGGGTCGCGTCGGGCATGGGTTCGACCAACTCCTTGAGTTCGTCCATGTA includes these proteins:
- a CDS encoding VOC family protein — translated: MLDRIFHVNICVRDMERSIRFYEQIGFHKVNDFTGDDPRIGEGLGVKANKMRGVFMRIGDDPNAPVLDLVQFLDPPTQGQPYDSLNNVGICRIAFAVSDIEKAYAELQKLDVEFVAPLTTIDGPGDGRASFVCFKDPDGTILELISGA